GTACAAAAATCCAAAGATAGTTCTTCCAATTTTAATAACTGGATTTTCAGAAGTTTTGTTAATTTTGGGTTTTGCATCACTTATTAACTGGAAACTTGACCTTGCATCAATTGCAGGAATTATTGCGGCTGTGGGTACGGGTGTTGATCACCAGATAGTTATCACTGACGAAACAATTGCTGGTGAAGCTAAAAAAGTAACCAAAAGTATTAAAAGGGCGTTCTTCATTATATTCGGTGCAGCGGCTACAACAATTGCAGCAATGCTTCCATTGTTTGTAATGGGTATTGGAATGCTCAAAGGGTTTGCTATAACCACAATTGCAGGTGTTTTAATGGGAATTTCAATTTCAAGACCTGCATTTTCGAGAATTATACAATATGTATTAAAGCATTAAGTAATACTAATTAAATAAAATAAATCACCTACTTTATTTTTTAGGGATCAGATGGACAGAAAACAGCACAGGCTTTTAAGGAACATTGTTGTATATGGGCTCGGTATCTCTATAATTTCATTTATAATTTACAAAATAGGCATTTTTGAGGTCTATGCAGTTTTAGCATCGGCACACGTTGAAATTTATTTATTGGCAGTTTTTATTTATTTATTGACTCTTTACGTCCTTTCACTGAGATGGAATTATCTTTTAAAATTAAATGGGTACAGTGCAGGTTCTAAAAATCTTCTTCTTTTAATCACAATGGGTCAGTTTATAAACAACGTAACACCTTCAATGAAAGGCGGCAGTGAACCATTTAGGGCGTACTACTTATCAAAATTGGAAAAAATACCTTATCATGTTTCATTTTCAGCAGTTGTAATCGAAAGAATTCTCGATACTGTTATATTTTTGATTTTCAGCTTTTTTGTAATAATATATTTCGCTTTAAGTGGGGTAGTCTACACTCAAGCTTTTTTCATGGCATGGATTTTGGTAATGGCCCTAACAGTTTTTATAATTTACCTTGCAATGCACAAAGAATGGGCTTTTAAAATAACGCTCCAGATTGCGAAAGTCGTTACTAAATTTTCGTCAAAAACATTGAATGAACAGAAAATAAAGGATACAATAGATAAATTCCAAAAAACAATGATTTTCTTTAAGGGAAATCGAAAAGGAATGTTTACAGCACTTTTTATTTCATCAGCATGGTGGATATTAGATATATTTAGAATTTATGTACTGTTTATTGCAATAAGTACGCATGTAGCATTTATTTCTGTTGCATCAACGTACCTTGTGGCATTACTTGTTGGAATTTTACCAATGCTCCCTGGAGGTCTAGGAACAAGCGATACTGCAATGATTGCAATGTATTCGTTCTTTAAAATACCTTATTCAAATGCAGCAGCAGGAACGCTTCTTGATAGGTCGATATCATATATGGGAGTTACAATCATTGGATCAATAGCCTTTAAAATAATAAAGAAGAAAGCCAAAGAAAACAGTTACGAAGTTGAAAGTTAGGTGAATATTATGAATAATGTGAACATGATCATGGGAAGACTTGTAAAATCGATGGAAGCTTTTAAAGGATCGAAGCCGGTAATAAATAAAGAAGGTATTCTTTCAGTAAGAAGTGTTTGTAGAGACTCCGAATTTGAAAAATACAACTCCATAAAAGAATATTTGACCGAAAAACTTGTTCAAAATGGTTTTGAATTGGCATCCGAAGACGATATTTTGGAAATGGTTGCAAAAATAAATGAGTTAATTGGGGATTCAGAAACTTACTCCGATGAATTTGGATTTGAAGGGGTTAAAAGCGGTTTTGAAAACATTGGATGCGATTGTGATTATGTTGTTGGAAAAAAAGGAAGCACTTACGTCGGAGTTAGTATGTGGTATGAAAAACTTTCAAAAGAGCCAAAATTTGTTGAAGTAATGTCAATTTACAATATATAACAAAGAAATTTAGTTTTTATTTAGTTATTTTTGATTTTTAACTTCTTTAACTGTTTTTTTAATGAAATTAACAACTTCATCAACACCTTGCCCGTGTTTTATGGCAGTTAAAAGAACTTCCATATCTTTGTTGATTTTCTTTGCATCGTTTAACATTTTTTGCGGATCAGCGCCAACAGCTTCACAAATGTCGATTTTGTTGATTATTGTTAAATTTGCAGTTTTAAAGATTTCAGGGTGTTTTTCAACGGTATCGTCCCCTTCAGTAACGCTTACAACAACAGTTCTTTTGTGTGTTCCCAGATCAAAGTCTGTTGGACATATCAAGTTTCCAACGTTTTCAATAAATATAATATCTAAATTATCAAGATCTAAATCGTGGAAGCAATGTCCTACTTGGTGAGCATCGAGGTGGCATTCTTTTCCAGTATTTAATGGAATAACTTTAACACCGTGCTTTTCCATCCTTCCAGCATCGTATTTTGCAATAACATCTCCTGCAATGCATGCAATTTTGTATTCGTCTTTTAATTCATTGATTAATTTTTCGATTAAAAGAGTTTTACCACTTCCAATCGCACCCATAAAATCAAAAGCTGCAATCCCGTGACTTTCCAATATTTTCCTGTTTTTATCCGCATTTTTATTATTTGCCTTAATTATGTCTTTTCCGATATTCAAAACGTCGACAAAATGCATAAAACATCACCTAAATTAGCCATAAGTTAGAAGTATAGATAATTTCAAATCTTATTTTATAAAAAAGGGTATTATTTGAAAAACGATTAATGAATTATAATTACCATTACCTTAATATATTAATTCAAAACTATTTACAATACAATACGGTTTGGTGTGATAATTTGAAGGCGGACAAAGGATTTAATTTGTTATTTTTGGTAATTTCGCTATTTTTGTTGGCATTTGTACTACTTCCACTGTTAAATATGATATTTAATCCAGGAAATGTAACTGGTGCAATTAACGATTCAGAAGTAATTAAATCTCTTCTTGTAAGCATCAAAGCAGCAGGCACTGCAACTGTGTTCGCGATTTTTTTAGGGATTCCTTTATCTTACATGCTTGCAAGATACAATTTTATTGGAAAAAATGTAGTCGAAGCAGTTATAGATATTCCAATGGCAATACCTCACTCTGTAATCGGCATCATGATTTTGGCTTTCTTTTACGGAACTTCAATTGGAAGGGGGATTGAAGACATCGGTTTTGAAATTGTTGACAATTTCTGGGGAATTGTTGTTGTAATGCTCTATGTTGGACTTCCTTACATGGTAAACAGCGGAAGAGATGGATTTTTAATGGTTGAGGAGGAACTTGAAAATGTTTCAAGGACACTTGGCGCCTCAAGAATAAAGACATTTTTCAATGTTTCGCTACCTTTAATTAAAAATAACCTTGTTTCTGGAAGTATTCTGACATTTGCAAGAGGTATTAGTGAGGTAGGGGCAATATTGATTGTTGCATACTTCCCAAAGACTACTCCTGTGTTAATTTTAGATAGATTTAATGAATACGGACTTAGTTCTTCAAAACCGATTTCTGTAATTATGATTGTGCTGAGTATTGTATTATTTTCAATATTTAGACTTGTGAGCTATAATAAGAAATAATTGGGGTGCATCATGCTTAAATTAGAAAAGTTATGTAAATCCTGGAAAGAATTTCAACTTAAGAGTGTAAATTTGGATATTGATGATAATTATTGCATACTGCTTGGCCCAAGTGGTGCTGGAAAATCAGTTATAATCCAGTGTATAACTGGGATTTTAAAACCAGACTCTGGAAGAATATATTTTGATGGCGAGGATATAACAGATATACCTCCAGAAAAACGAAACTTTGGATACGTACCCCAAAATTATGCACTTTTCCCACACATGAATGTATATAATAACATTGCATACGGAATGAAACTTAGAAAATGCCCCAAATTGGAAATCGAGAAAAAAATAACCGAAATTGCTGAATTTTTAAAAATTACCCATATATTGAATAGAAAACCAACAACTTTGAGCGGTGGAGAACAGCAAAGAGTCGCAATTGCAAGGGCACTTGTTCTTGACCCTAAAATTTTACTTCTCGATGAGCCAACTTCTGCACTTGATACGAACATAAAAGAAAATGTAATTTCTGAGTTGAAAAGAATCGGAGAATTAGTTCCAATAATTCACATAACCCACGACTTTGTTGAAGCAAAAACACTTGGAAACCAGATTGCAATATTGATAAACGGGGAATTAAATGATTTTGGAGATTCTGAAATTTTTAAAACTCCTAAAAATGAAAAAATAGCTAATTTTTTAGGATATAATGTTATAACCGAAGAAAAAGAATCATTTGCAGTAGCTCCAGAAGAAATATTTGTAAAAAAACACGACGATACCGACAATGGGGAATATATTAAGGGAAAAGTCGAATCTTTGGTTGATTTTGGATATTATAAAAAAGTATCAGTTAATATCAATGAAACGGTTGTAAAAACAATAACAGATGGGGAAAATCCCGTAAATGTCGGGGATATAGTATCTATTAAATACAAAAGAAAAGTTCCAATCAATTAATTAATCTTTATTTTTAAAACTGTTCAATATTTAAGATATAAAACACGATTTTTTTTTATTTTTTAGAGATAATTTGAAGTTAAAAGCAGTTACTATTTTAAGTAGTTTAAATAAAGATAAGGTCACGTATTTTCAAGAGGATATTTGTATTCTGATCTGGTGAAAAATAATGAGTTCATTTAAGGGAATTTTTGGATTTAACAACATCGAATTGAAAGATTTGCTGATTTCGTCACTTGCGATAGCTCTCGTAGTTGTCTGGCCAAGAGGATTTCCATCATTTAGTGTAGGATTTCTTTTACAGTATGTTGCAGCATTATTTACAGTTGGAACTGCATTTATTCTTCACGAACTTGCACACAGGACCGTTGCAAGACATTTTGGAGCATGGAGCGAATTTAGGGCATGGTATGAGGGACTTGGAATTGCGTTATTTTTAAAAGTAATTCTCGGATTTACATTCATTGCGCCGGGTGCCGTGTATGTCCATAAAGACTATTTAACAACAAAAGAAAACGGATTAATTTCGATAGCAGGCCCTTTAACAAATATTGCGCTCGCAGTTTTATTCTTGGTTCTTCCAATACCTGCAATATATTATTCAGGATACTACATCGATATCGCAGGCTTTGGATATTATGTAAACGTATTTTTGGCATTTTTCAATATGCTTCCGATATATCCATTTGATGGATCAAAGGTTATGCGATGGAACTTTTTAATTTGGGCAGCAATCTTTATTCCTCTAGTTGCATTATATTTCTTCGTCTAAAATTCAAGGAATGATAAAATGGAGTTTGACCTCTGGGTTAGAATCATCAAAGAAAGCATCGAAAAAAAGGATGTTGATCCATGGAATATCAACATTTCTGAAATAACGGAGGAATACCTTGGAACAATAAAAGAACTTAGAAGATTTGATATACGGTTGTCCGCAGATGTTGTTTTAGTTGCAGGGATTCTTTTAAGGTTAAAATCGCAGGTACTCTATGGAGAATGTGAAACTGCATTTAGCGAAGAAGAGGAAGAAGTTTACGAAGATGACTATCGGGATGATGATTACATCGAGCCTGAAACGGTTGAAAAATCTAAAAAAGAACCTGCAAAAGATATTAATCCTAAAAGCATGACGTTAGATGGCCTGATCAGTACCCTTAATACAGAACTTAAAAAAATTAAGGATGCAAAGCCAAGGAAAAAACGAGAAGTGGTAAGGCCAACCGCACTTTACAATCTCGTTGAAGAGATGATTGAAGAAGACGATATTTCAGATATCATGGAATTTTTGGTTTTGGAACTTAAAAAATCGGGCGGAAAATTTACTTTCCAAAATAAATTTAAGACGAGAGAAGAGATTATAAAGAATTTTTTACCTGCATTATATCTTGCAAATGACGGAAAAATTGATTTAGGTCAAGATGATCTGTTTGAAGAGCTAAATTTAGAATTGAAGAAATAATTGATGTTTTATTGTTATTTAAACGAATATTACTTTTTTATAGTTATTAATTTCAATGAATAACTCTTTTTTTTAGGCCATTTAAAAAAATTAAATCAAAATCTTTATATATACCTTCATAGTCATATACATACCGAAGCAGTACATTTTACCAATCAACAATTGAAAAACAGAGGTGCAATTATGGCACAACCCGGAGTTTTACCTGAAAATATGAAGAGATACATGGGAAGAGATGCTCAAAGAATGAACATCTTAGCAGGAAGAATCATCGCAGAAACAGTAAGATCAACACTCGGTCCAAAAGGAATGGACAAAATGTTAGTTGACGACTTAGGAGACGTAGTTGTTACAAACGACGGTGTTACAATCTTAAGAGAAATGAGTGTAGAACACCCTGCAGCTAAAATGTTAATCGAAGTTGCAAAAACACAGGAAAAAGAAGTCGGCGACGGTACAACAACAGCTGTTGTAGTTGCTGGTGAATTATTAAGAAAAGCTGAAGAATTATTGGACCAAAATGTACACCCAACAATTGTTGTAAAAGGATACCAAATGGCAGCTCAAAAAGCTCAAGAATTATTAAAATCAATTGCTTGCGAAGTTGGAGCTCAAGACAAAGAAATCTTAACCAAAATCGCAATGACTTCAATCACCGGAAAAGGTGCTGAAAAAGCTAAAGAAAAATTAGCTGACATCATCGTTGATGCAGTTTCAGCAGTAGTTGACGAAGAAGGAAAAGTTGACAAAGACTTAATCAAAATTGAGAAAAAATCAGGCGCATCAATCGACGACACCGAATTAATCAAAGGTGTTTTAGTTGACAAAGAAAGAGTAAGCGCTCAAATGCCTAAAAAAGTAACTGATTCAAAAATTGCACTCTTAAACTGTGCAATCGAAATCAAAGAAACAGAAACAGACGCAGAAATCAGAATCACTGACCCTGCAAAATTAATGGAATTCATCGAACAAGAAGAAAAAATGTTAAAAGACATGGTTGCTGAAATCAAAGCAAGCGGTGCAAACGTTTTATTCTGTCAAAAAGGAATCGATGACTTAGCACAACACTACTTAGCTAAAGAAGGAATCATGGCTGCAAGAAGAGTTAAAAAATCCGACATGGAAAAATTAGCTAAAGCTACCGGTGCTAACGTAATTACAAACATCAAAGACCTGTCAGCTGAAGACTTAGGTGATGCAGGTCTCGTTGAAGAAAGAAAAATCTCCGGAGATTCAATGATCTTCGTAGAAGAATGCAAACACCCAAAAGCAGTTACAATGCTCATCAGAGGTACAACTGAACACGTAATTGAAGAAGTTGCAAGAGCAGTGGACGACGCTGTTGGTGTAGTTGCATGTACTATCGAAGATGGAAGAATCGTAGCTGGTGGAGGTTCAACAGAAGTTGAATTATCCATGAAATTAAGAGAATACGCAGAAGGAATCAGCGGAAGAGAACAACTTGCTGTTAGGGCATTCGCTGATGCTTTAGAAGTAATCCCAAGAACCTTAGCTGAAAATGCAGGACTCGATGCAATCGAAATCCTCGTTAAAGTTAGAGCAGCACACGCAAGCAACGGCAACAAGTGCGCAGGTTTAAACGTATTCACCGGAGAAGTTGAAGACATGTGCGACAACGGTGTTGTTGAACCATTAAGAGTTAAAACACAAGCAATCCAGTCAGCAGCTGAATCAACAGAAATGTTACTCAGAATCGACGACGTAATTGCTGCAGAAAAATTAAGAGGCGGCCCTGACATGGGTGACATGGGAGGCATGGGCGGAATGGGAGGCATGGGCGGAATGCCAGGAATGATGTAATTCCCCTTCCTTTCCTTT
This Methanococcus maripaludis C5 DNA region includes the following protein-coding sequences:
- a CDS encoding ATP-binding cassette domain-containing protein, with amino-acid sequence MLKLEKLCKSWKEFQLKSVNLDIDDNYCILLGPSGAGKSVIIQCITGILKPDSGRIYFDGEDITDIPPEKRNFGYVPQNYALFPHMNVYNNIAYGMKLRKCPKLEIEKKITEIAEFLKITHILNRKPTTLSGGEQQRVAIARALVLDPKILLLDEPTSALDTNIKENVISELKRIGELVPIIHITHDFVEAKTLGNQIAILINGELNDFGDSEIFKTPKNEKIANFLGYNVITEEKESFAVAPEEIFVKKHDDTDNGEYIKGKVESLVDFGYYKKVSVNINETVVKTITDGENPVNVGDIVSIKYKRKVPIN
- the thsA gene encoding thermosome subunit alpha; the protein is MAQPGVLPENMKRYMGRDAQRMNILAGRIIAETVRSTLGPKGMDKMLVDDLGDVVVTNDGVTILREMSVEHPAAKMLIEVAKTQEKEVGDGTTTAVVVAGELLRKAEELLDQNVHPTIVVKGYQMAAQKAQELLKSIACEVGAQDKEILTKIAMTSITGKGAEKAKEKLADIIVDAVSAVVDEEGKVDKDLIKIEKKSGASIDDTELIKGVLVDKERVSAQMPKKVTDSKIALLNCAIEIKETETDAEIRITDPAKLMEFIEQEEKMLKDMVAEIKASGANVLFCQKGIDDLAQHYLAKEGIMAARRVKKSDMEKLAKATGANVITNIKDLSAEDLGDAGLVEERKISGDSMIFVEECKHPKAVTMLIRGTTEHVIEEVARAVDDAVGVVACTIEDGRIVAGGGSTEVELSMKLREYAEGISGREQLAVRAFADALEVIPRTLAENAGLDAIEILVKVRAAHASNGNKCAGLNVFTGEVEDMCDNGVVEPLRVKTQAIQSAAESTEMLLRIDDVIAAEKLRGGPDMGDMGGMGGMGGMGGMPGMM
- a CDS encoding flippase-like domain-containing protein, which gives rise to MDRKQHRLLRNIVVYGLGISIISFIIYKIGIFEVYAVLASAHVEIYLLAVFIYLLTLYVLSLRWNYLLKLNGYSAGSKNLLLLITMGQFINNVTPSMKGGSEPFRAYYLSKLEKIPYHVSFSAVVIERILDTVIFLIFSFFVIIYFALSGVVYTQAFFMAWILVMALTVFIIYLAMHKEWAFKITLQIAKVVTKFSSKTLNEQKIKDTIDKFQKTMIFFKGNRKGMFTALFISSAWWILDIFRIYVLFIAISTHVAFISVASTYLVALLVGILPMLPGGLGTSDTAMIAMYSFFKIPYSNAAAGTLLDRSISYMGVTIIGSIAFKIIKKKAKENSYEVES
- a CDS encoding DUF2120 family protein, which codes for MNNVNMIMGRLVKSMEAFKGSKPVINKEGILSVRSVCRDSEFEKYNSIKEYLTEKLVQNGFELASEDDILEMVAKINELIGDSETYSDEFGFEGVKSGFENIGCDCDYVVGKKGSTYVGVSMWYEKLSKEPKFVEVMSIYNI
- the wtpB gene encoding tungstate ABC transporter permease WtpB — its product is MKADKGFNLLFLVISLFLLAFVLLPLLNMIFNPGNVTGAINDSEVIKSLLVSIKAAGTATVFAIFLGIPLSYMLARYNFIGKNVVEAVIDIPMAIPHSVIGIMILAFFYGTSIGRGIEDIGFEIVDNFWGIVVVMLYVGLPYMVNSGRDGFLMVEEELENVSRTLGASRIKTFFNVSLPLIKNNLVSGSILTFARGISEVGAILIVAYFPKTTPVLILDRFNEYGLSSSKPISVIMIVLSIVLFSIFRLVSYNKK
- a CDS encoding segregation/condensation protein A — translated: MEFDLWVRIIKESIEKKDVDPWNINISEITEEYLGTIKELRRFDIRLSADVVLVAGILLRLKSQVLYGECETAFSEEEEEVYEDDYRDDDYIEPETVEKSKKEPAKDINPKSMTLDGLISTLNTELKKIKDAKPRKKREVVRPTALYNLVEEMIEEDDISDIMEFLVLELKKSGGKFTFQNKFKTREEIIKNFLPALYLANDGKIDLGQDDLFEELNLELKK
- the hypB gene encoding hydrogenase nickel incorporation protein HypB, whose translation is MHFVDVLNIGKDIIKANNKNADKNRKILESHGIAAFDFMGAIGSGKTLLIEKLINELKDEYKIACIAGDVIAKYDAGRMEKHGVKVIPLNTGKECHLDAHQVGHCFHDLDLDNLDIIFIENVGNLICPTDFDLGTHKRTVVVSVTEGDDTVEKHPEIFKTANLTIINKIDICEAVGADPQKMLNDAKKINKDMEVLLTAIKHGQGVDEVVNFIKKTVKEVKNQK
- a CDS encoding site-2 protease family protein yields the protein MSSFKGIFGFNNIELKDLLISSLAIALVVVWPRGFPSFSVGFLLQYVAALFTVGTAFILHELAHRTVARHFGAWSEFRAWYEGLGIALFLKVILGFTFIAPGAVYVHKDYLTTKENGLISIAGPLTNIALAVLFLVLPIPAIYYSGYYIDIAGFGYYVNVFLAFFNMLPIYPFDGSKVMRWNFLIWAAIFIPLVALYFFV